In one Rhodohalobacter sp. 614A genomic region, the following are encoded:
- a CDS encoding DUF2490 domain-containing protein, whose translation MKYKYDTKAILTLTLFSVFLTLFTSTRLAAQSKNIDHETFYWLRYSPSFDLGSSWSLKGELEIRRWAFPDRQHQLLVPRVTFVKSLSNGWEIGAGGVYFFQSLPQDGEADIDLTRPEIRPHQDLTMRDKVGNVGITHRYRLEERFIRKTEGTELADGYDFNLRFRYRVQFRIPLNDKSGAGALDFKIGDEIMINAGKDIVRNTFDQNRLYVGIRSKFSSKSNLEADLINWFQQRSNGDDFRSRYILRVTFNQSF comes from the coding sequence ATGAAATACAAATATGATACAAAAGCTATACTGACATTAACATTGTTTTCAGTCTTTCTAACATTATTCACTTCAACCAGATTGGCAGCGCAAAGCAAGAACATCGATCACGAGACTTTCTACTGGTTGCGCTATAGTCCCTCGTTTGATCTTGGCAGCAGTTGGTCGCTAAAAGGTGAATTAGAGATCCGGAGGTGGGCTTTCCCCGACCGTCAACATCAACTGCTGGTTCCCCGTGTAACATTTGTGAAAAGCCTTTCTAACGGCTGGGAGATAGGAGCAGGCGGTGTATATTTTTTCCAGTCATTGCCCCAGGATGGCGAGGCTGACATTGACTTGACGCGTCCCGAAATAAGGCCTCACCAGGATTTGACGATGAGAGATAAGGTGGGTAACGTGGGGATTACACATCGATATCGGCTGGAGGAACGGTTCATCAGAAAAACGGAAGGAACTGAACTTGCTGATGGATATGATTTCAACTTGCGGTTTCGCTACCGTGTTCAATTCAGGATTCCACTCAATGATAAAAGTGGGGCCGGAGCTCTTGACTTCAAAATTGGTGATGAAATTATGATCAATGCAGGTAAAGATATTGTCCGAAATACCTTTGACCAGAATCGATTGTATGTCGGAATCAGAAGCAAATTCAGTTCTAAAAGCAATCTTGAGGCCGATCTCATCAATTGGTTTCAACAACGAAGTAACGGCGATGATTTCAGAAGCCGATATATTTTACGTGTAACATTCAATCAATCTTTTTAA
- a CDS encoding RrF2 family transcriptional regulator: MLSKKAKYAIHAMLRLAKERNRGPMSIGEIAEKENIPHKFLEAILLELKSSGYISSKKGRSGGYYLRQHPDEINLADIHRTIDGAIALLPCVTYNYYERCEECKDEKTCTIRKAIKEVRDETVHILKRYTLTRLVEQEGFLEEL, from the coding sequence TTGCTGTCCAAAAAAGCCAAATATGCTATTCATGCAATGTTACGTTTAGCGAAAGAACGTAACCGCGGCCCCATGTCTATTGGAGAGATTGCAGAGAAAGAGAACATCCCACACAAGTTTTTGGAAGCTATATTACTTGAGCTTAAAAGTTCGGGATACATTAGCAGTAAAAAAGGACGAAGCGGAGGATATTATCTGCGTCAACACCCGGATGAAATTAACCTCGCAGATATTCATCGTACGATAGATGGTGCGATTGCTCTGCTTCCCTGTGTTACTTATAACTATTACGAACGGTGTGAAGAGTGCAAGGACGAGAAAACATGTACGATTCGCAAAGCAATAAAAGAAGTGAGAGATGAAACAGTGCATATTTTAAAAAGATATACACTGACCCGTTTGGTAGAACAGGAAGGGTTTTTAGAAGAGTTGTAG
- a CDS encoding serine hydrolase domain-containing protein — MIRFFSALLLLVIIFVAYLAFNDIKSEPIVVEPEPKEEWVMDESLAMYLEEFEQGFKDGLTDEQIPGAAVVFVKDGRVIFQKGFGVTEKGKPQKVDEHTVFRLGSVSKGFASVLTGIMVEEGVVNWNDPVFRYLEDFKLNDPEQTKRIQIKHLLSHTTGLPRHSYTNLVEDGLSLDSIIPRLQYVPLISKEGRQVSYQNATYSAIEKVLESQTNTSFHTLLEEKLFKPLAMNHSSASFESIQSSTNKALPHVYHSSSRGRVPMSISEKYYNAISSGGINASASDMGKWLLLLTGHHPEIISGKRLEEIFDPLATIHNRRYSRYWEGVNESYYGMGWRVLDNHGQRIVYHGGYVNGYRSEIAFAPEDGVGICILINTHSSYPLTVMPDFFDHFKSNSVEVVLE; from the coding sequence GTGATCCGATTTTTTTCTGCACTTCTTTTGCTGGTTATTATTTTTGTGGCTTATTTGGCCTTTAACGATATCAAATCGGAGCCAATCGTTGTAGAACCGGAACCCAAAGAAGAATGGGTGATGGATGAATCTTTAGCCATGTACCTGGAAGAATTTGAACAGGGTTTTAAAGATGGCCTGACTGATGAGCAAATACCGGGTGCCGCGGTTGTCTTCGTAAAAGATGGACGGGTTATTTTTCAAAAAGGATTCGGTGTAACAGAGAAAGGAAAGCCTCAAAAAGTTGACGAACACACCGTATTCAGGTTGGGAAGTGTTTCGAAAGGTTTTGCTTCGGTCCTGACGGGAATAATGGTAGAAGAAGGAGTTGTGAACTGGAATGACCCTGTATTCCGTTATTTGGAGGATTTCAAACTGAATGATCCGGAACAAACCAAGCGGATTCAGATCAAGCATCTATTGTCTCATACCACAGGATTGCCACGCCATTCGTATACGAATTTGGTAGAAGACGGACTTTCTTTAGACAGCATCATTCCCCGGCTGCAATACGTGCCTTTAATTTCAAAAGAAGGCAGGCAGGTTTCCTACCAGAATGCAACCTATTCAGCAATTGAAAAAGTGCTGGAATCCCAAACGAATACCAGCTTTCACACACTTCTGGAAGAGAAACTGTTTAAGCCGTTAGCAATGAATCATTCATCGGCAAGTTTTGAGAGCATTCAATCTTCCACGAATAAAGCGTTGCCCCATGTCTATCATTCCAGTTCGAGGGGACGTGTACCCATGTCTATTTCTGAAAAATATTACAATGCAATTTCTTCCGGAGGAATCAATGCTTCGGCCTCAGATATGGGGAAATGGTTGCTATTGTTAACCGGTCATCATCCTGAAATAATTTCCGGGAAAAGGCTGGAAGAAATTTTTGATCCGTTGGCTACCATCCACAACCGACGCTATAGCCGGTATTGGGAAGGAGTGAATGAATCGTATTATGGAATGGGGTGGAGAGTGCTTGATAATCATGGGCAAAGAATCGTATACCACGGAGGATATGTAAACGGCTATCGAAGCGAAATCGCTTTTGCACCAGAAGATGGAGTAGGAATCTGCATTCTTATCAACACTCACTCAAGCTATCCGTTAACTGTTATGCCCGACTTTTTTGATCACTTCAAATCTAATTCTGTGGAAGTTGTTTTAGAGTGA
- a CDS encoding serine hydrolase domain-containing protein, which produces MEKKKLIVRLLRIIMPILAIISIVIFPPWDGIWAWLPPLPDTVQEQVDDAIDHGLDGIIVYVDQSGKKPAFYSAGWKNKGTRTLADPHALFKIASISKLYIAAAATKLAHNQSLALDDTLADHLPELVGRIEYADQITLRMLLQHRSGIPNFTDQEEFDWFIPQTDLNKNLEIILDKPADFTPDSRHSYSNTNYLLIGRILDNILGYSHHQYIETEILAPLGLTNTYSLPEDVENENIVSGYWYQYEDDLWSLDYLIPGGSMIATAQDVGIFLRALNNGSLLNDDEQAIYSSIYEYEHTGWLPGYQSIARYHKDMDTVVVQFVNTTGGESIMMSNIVYNRIVRILSEQ; this is translated from the coding sequence ATGGAAAAAAAGAAACTCATCGTCCGGCTTCTTCGAATCATCATGCCAATCCTGGCAATAATCTCTATTGTGATATTCCCGCCTTGGGATGGAATATGGGCATGGTTACCGCCATTACCCGACACCGTTCAGGAACAGGTTGATGATGCCATTGATCATGGTCTGGATGGCATCATTGTTTATGTAGATCAATCCGGTAAAAAGCCGGCTTTTTATTCAGCCGGCTGGAAAAATAAAGGAACTCGAACGCTGGCTGATCCACATGCATTGTTCAAAATTGCCAGTATCAGCAAATTATATATTGCCGCTGCAGCCACCAAATTGGCCCATAACCAAAGCTTGGCGCTGGATGATACTCTCGCCGATCATTTGCCAGAACTTGTTGGAAGAATTGAATATGCGGATCAGATTACTTTGAGAATGTTACTACAGCATCGCAGCGGCATTCCTAATTTCACTGACCAGGAAGAATTCGACTGGTTCATTCCCCAGACAGACCTAAACAAAAATCTGGAAATCATCTTAGATAAACCGGCAGATTTTACGCCTGACTCCCGCCACAGTTATTCCAATACAAACTATCTGTTGATAGGCCGTATTCTTGACAACATTTTAGGATATAGTCACCATCAATATATCGAGACAGAAATACTGGCCCCTCTCGGCCTGACGAATACATATAGTTTGCCTGAAGATGTAGAAAACGAAAATATTGTCAGCGGGTACTGGTATCAATATGAAGATGATCTTTGGAGTCTTGATTATTTAATTCCCGGCGGCTCGATGATTGCAACTGCTCAGGACGTGGGTATCTTTTTGAGAGCTTTGAATAATGGTTCGTTACTGAATGACGATGAGCAGGCTATTTACTCTTCAATTTATGAATATGAACATACGGGCTGGCTGCCGGGATACCAGAGTATCGCACGTTATCACAAGGATATGGATACCGTTGTTGTTCAATTTGTGAATACAACCGGTGGAGAATCAATAATGATGTCGAACATTGTTTACAACCGCATTGTTCGAATACTCAGCGAACAATAA
- a CDS encoding response regulator transcription factor — protein MKILVIEDEKQLQKSIVESLEKEHYVVETADDYPSAVEKVFVYDYNCILLDIMLSNGNGLQLLEKLKREGKSENVIIISAKDSLDDKLKGLELGADDYLTKPFHLAELNARVKAVLRRNTLDGQSTIDFGNVSLNPDTREVRVHEQEINLNRKEFDILKYFLTNKKRLVTRTGLAEHVWGDHIDQADNFDFIYYQITNLRKKLEKADADVEIKAVYGVGYKLELQ, from the coding sequence ATGAAAATTTTAGTCATTGAAGATGAAAAACAGCTTCAAAAGAGTATTGTAGAATCTCTTGAAAAGGAGCACTATGTAGTAGAAACGGCGGATGATTATCCTTCAGCAGTCGAGAAAGTCTTTGTGTATGATTACAACTGCATTTTGCTCGATATCATGCTGTCAAACGGAAACGGGCTACAATTACTTGAAAAGCTAAAGAGAGAGGGCAAAAGTGAAAACGTTATCATCATATCAGCAAAAGATTCGCTGGATGACAAGTTAAAAGGCCTGGAGTTAGGAGCCGACGATTATCTGACAAAACCATTTCACCTGGCGGAGTTGAATGCAAGAGTAAAAGCTGTTCTCAGACGAAATACTTTGGATGGACAATCAACCATAGATTTTGGCAATGTAAGTCTCAACCCAGACACCCGGGAAGTTCGTGTTCATGAACAGGAGATCAATCTCAACCGAAAAGAATTCGATATACTTAAATATTTCCTGACCAATAAGAAAAGACTCGTAACTCGAACTGGCCTTGCGGAACACGTTTGGGGCGATCATATTGATCAGGCTGATAATTTTGATTTCATCTACTATCAGATTACAAATCTGCGAAAGAAACTGGAAAAAGCTGATGCCGATGTTGAAATCAAGGCTGTTTACGGAGTAGGTTATAAATTAGAGTTGCAATGA
- a CDS encoding type IX secretion system histidine kinase PorY gives MKLLNRSLQYLSVTILVVVGIWSVIFYLDFRDEVYDIVDDSLEDQLELLNARVRENPSLLETTTFENGVFSISPITEQEALVYQEEVFSDELMPLPYDNDLEQVRMLSEAYLVDGKYYKYQVISSTVEEDDLIESLFWFIVWLYMALILTIIVVNNWVLRGLWSPFYQILTELKQFRLEKKTNLANVSSRTREFQELKKVAEELIERTTQTFINQKQFTENASHELQTPIAIIRSKLELLIEKGTLADEDAKTVGEVLDITSRLTQLNKSLLLLSRIDNKQFAEDKYTSVNEMVHQIVHELDEISSYKNISINITENSSATMYADPYLAKILFQNLLVNAIHHNKKGGKVDIEISEKEFKICNTSNTKALDEKQLFKRFSKNRETKNSTGLGLAIVHAICNLYEFDIEYSYNELHCFQVFL, from the coding sequence ATGAAGTTACTCAACCGTTCTTTACAATATCTTTCGGTTACCATTCTGGTTGTTGTTGGCATCTGGTCTGTGATTTTTTACCTCGACTTCAGAGATGAAGTTTATGATATTGTAGATGACAGCCTGGAAGACCAATTGGAACTTCTCAATGCCCGGGTCAGAGAAAATCCTTCCCTGTTGGAAACAACCACATTTGAGAACGGTGTTTTTTCTATCTCTCCTATCACAGAACAAGAAGCTTTGGTTTATCAGGAAGAAGTTTTCAGCGACGAGCTTATGCCGCTGCCCTATGACAATGATCTTGAACAGGTTCGAATGCTCTCTGAAGCTTACCTGGTTGACGGAAAGTATTACAAATACCAGGTCATTTCTTCAACTGTTGAAGAAGACGATCTGATCGAAAGCCTGTTTTGGTTTATCGTGTGGCTTTACATGGCCCTAATTCTTACCATCATAGTGGTGAATAACTGGGTACTTAGAGGCCTGTGGTCTCCTTTCTATCAAATATTGACGGAGCTGAAGCAATTTCGGCTGGAAAAGAAGACAAACCTCGCAAATGTTTCATCAAGAACCAGGGAATTCCAGGAGTTGAAAAAGGTTGCGGAAGAGTTAATCGAGCGGACCACACAAACGTTTATCAATCAGAAACAATTTACGGAAAATGCTTCTCATGAACTGCAAACACCCATTGCTATCATCAGAAGCAAACTTGAATTGTTAATCGAAAAAGGAACTCTCGCTGATGAGGATGCAAAAACGGTTGGCGAGGTTTTAGACATCACATCCCGATTGACGCAATTAAATAAATCGCTTTTGCTTTTAAGCAGAATTGATAACAAGCAATTTGCCGAAGATAAATATACTTCCGTCAATGAAATGGTTCATCAAATTGTACATGAACTTGATGAGATTTCATCATACAAGAACATTTCTATAAATATCACAGAAAATTCATCTGCAACGATGTATGCAGATCCGTATTTAGCCAAAATTCTTTTCCAAAATTTGCTGGTGAATGCTATCCATCACAATAAAAAAGGAGGAAAAGTTGACATCGAAATCTCAGAAAAAGAATTCAAAATTTGTAATACATCAAACACAAAAGCTTTGGATGAAAAGCAATTGTTCAAGCGATTTTCAAAAAATAGAGAGACAAAAAATAGTACGGGTTTGGGATTAGCCATTGTTCATGCAATCTGCAATTTATACGAGTTCGATATCGAATATTCCTATAATGAATTGCATTGTTTCCAGGTCTTCTTATAA
- a CDS encoding PepSY-like domain-containing protein, with amino-acid sequence MRHLILLLALFTLSLGTVKGQDVPANQVPEAVTAAFSSDFSNARDIEWEKNPSFYEVEFETRWGRDHEARYDSDGNLLYHKEEIPNREIPDEITNRINTEFEGYKIDDADKIIEGEQTRYLLSLEAKGMDDIDVLIGEDGEIISQIYDD; translated from the coding sequence ATGAGACATTTAATTCTTTTACTCGCACTATTTACTCTTTCGCTCGGAACAGTAAAGGGACAGGATGTGCCTGCAAATCAGGTTCCGGAAGCTGTGACGGCCGCATTCTCTTCAGACTTTTCCAATGCGCGTGATATCGAATGGGAGAAAAATCCCTCCTTTTATGAAGTTGAATTCGAAACCCGCTGGGGAAGAGATCATGAGGCACGATATGACAGCGATGGAAATCTCCTTTATCACAAAGAGGAAATTCCAAACCGGGAAATTCCTGATGAAATTACCAATCGTATTAATACAGAATTTGAAGGATATAAAATTGACGATGCTGATAAAATCATAGAAGGAGAACAAACCCGATATTTGCTCTCTCTTGAAGCAAAAGGCATGGATGACATTGATGTTTTAATCGGTGAAGACGGAGAAATTATCAGCCAAATTTATGATGATTAA
- a CDS encoding alpha/beta hydrolase family protein, whose amino-acid sequence MLKSIIPALVFFTFSLNGYGQELDAPSYQAGFKIISLTDSSRIYKPNTSPTDRLHYRSLELDVWYPAQNENSSTGKMYFRDFLESFEDRANRFQDENDYTGMALNLAQSFAVGLGLEPDKADSLLNYETNSYPNAEIADGKFPLILYLAGFNGMGFENNISLENLAQHGYIVVSIWSVGRYPGDMTNDKLDMLEQVYDAEFAVKALQNQTDLPIDFDKIGVLGTSWGGMSSAVLLDRNPTIDALVSLDGTETFYFGESEDENAYLNEIYNSDLIHPGKMTAPYLYIESGNKLDGFIPSGEYNYFKKSRSERFYLRFSESKHEDFLSIPSLLKVSETTVNLYQTLSETTLRFFDTYLKNKTEFKSFYNKLATRDDVSTKPFEY is encoded by the coding sequence ATGCTTAAATCAATAATCCCCGCCCTTGTATTTTTTACTTTTTCATTGAACGGTTATGGTCAGGAACTTGACGCCCCTTCCTATCAAGCCGGTTTTAAAATTATTTCTTTAACAGATTCAAGCCGCATTTATAAACCAAATACTTCACCTACCGATCGTTTGCATTATCGATCTCTGGAATTAGATGTTTGGTACCCGGCTCAAAATGAAAACTCCTCCACTGGGAAAATGTACTTTCGTGACTTTCTTGAATCGTTTGAAGACAGGGCAAATCGATTTCAGGACGAGAATGATTATACCGGAATGGCATTGAATCTGGCTCAATCTTTTGCCGTTGGACTTGGCCTTGAACCTGATAAAGCTGATTCTCTGCTGAATTATGAAACAAACAGCTACCCAAATGCTGAAATCGCTGACGGAAAATTTCCTCTTATTCTCTATTTGGCCGGATTTAACGGGATGGGATTTGAGAATAATATTAGTTTGGAAAATCTTGCTCAGCATGGATATATCGTCGTATCAATCTGGTCAGTGGGACGATATCCTGGAGATATGACGAACGATAAACTGGACATGCTTGAACAAGTTTATGATGCTGAGTTTGCTGTAAAAGCACTACAGAATCAAACCGATCTTCCTATTGATTTTGATAAAATCGGTGTCCTAGGCACCAGTTGGGGCGGCATGAGTTCAGCAGTGCTCCTGGACAGAAATCCTACTATTGATGCATTGGTATCTCTCGATGGAACAGAAACATTTTACTTTGGCGAGAGTGAAGATGAGAATGCATATTTGAATGAAATCTATAACTCAGATTTAATTCATCCGGGCAAGATGACCGCACCATATTTATATATCGAGAGCGGAAACAAATTGGATGGGTTTATTCCCTCTGGAGAGTATAATTATTTCAAAAAGAGCCGTTCAGAAAGATTTTATCTCCGTTTTTCAGAAAGCAAACACGAAGATTTTTTGAGTATTCCCTCCCTTTTGAAAGTGTCGGAGACGACGGTAAACTTATATCAAACTCTTTCTGAAACTACACTTCGGTTTTTTGATACCTACCTGAAAAATAAGACGGAATTCAAATCCTTTTATAACAAACTGGCCACCCGTGATGATGTTTCGACAAAGCCCTTTGAATATTAA
- a CDS encoding adenylate/guanylate cyclase domain-containing protein — MNYTELVLYAFGMAFFHGTLLGITNYATNKLFFVTKSVRKALTVQSLLSLLIFVLTFAIVRFLLDQILLPDASFDGTMWSYIFNLALVHYTIGSILIAFANQVVRKFGINVVLPMLTGVYRKPRLANKIFMVIDLKSSTMLAEIFGHKKYSKFVQEFILDINRCLDSFNAEVYQYVGDEVVVIWDTTSFHTLQAIHFYYACTRQVYKRRNFYLKTFGIIPTFKSGMDCGLVTAVEVGDIKRDIAYHGDTINTASRIQSLCNELDRPLIISQNVEQLLTDEHPFTLEKIGEIKLRGKDHPTLLFAINDTDNIDTHSLEMICSRNYAQLKDAE, encoded by the coding sequence ATGAACTATACAGAATTGGTTCTGTATGCTTTTGGAATGGCTTTCTTTCATGGGACCCTGCTGGGGATTACAAATTATGCTACAAATAAACTTTTTTTCGTCACAAAATCCGTTCGGAAGGCTTTAACGGTTCAATCATTACTTTCTCTTTTAATTTTTGTACTAACGTTCGCAATCGTCAGATTTTTGTTAGACCAGATTCTACTCCCTGACGCTTCATTTGATGGCACCATGTGGTCGTATATTTTTAACCTGGCCTTGGTTCATTACACAATAGGATCAATCTTAATTGCTTTTGCCAATCAGGTTGTGCGGAAATTTGGGATAAATGTAGTTTTGCCCATGCTTACGGGAGTTTATAGAAAACCTCGGCTGGCAAACAAAATATTCATGGTTATTGACCTTAAATCATCCACCATGCTTGCTGAAATCTTCGGGCACAAGAAGTATAGTAAATTCGTACAGGAGTTTATTCTTGATATCAATCGATGCCTCGACTCGTTCAATGCAGAAGTTTATCAATATGTGGGTGATGAAGTAGTGGTCATTTGGGATACAACCTCTTTCCATACCTTACAAGCCATCCATTTTTATTATGCTTGTACCCGCCAGGTTTATAAAAGACGAAATTTTTACCTGAAAACCTTTGGTATCATCCCAACATTTAAATCCGGAATGGACTGTGGATTGGTTACTGCCGTTGAAGTTGGGGATATTAAACGAGACATCGCCTATCATGGAGATACTATTAATACGGCTTCCAGAATTCAAAGCCTTTGCAATGAACTGGATCGTCCGTTGATTATTTCTCAAAACGTTGAACAACTTCTGACAGACGAACATCCATTTACTCTGGAAAAAATTGGGGAAATAAAATTACGGGGAAAGGATCATCCAACTTTACTGTTTGCTATTAATGATACGGATAACATCGATACACATTCCTTAGAAATGATCTGTTCCAGGAATTATGCTCAGCTTAAGGACGCAGAATAA
- a CDS encoding GNAT family N-acetyltransferase → MKKAWTIRKERESDFKSISTVTREAFKNLEISDQTEHLIINALRHAGALTISLVAEIDGRIVGHIAFSPVTISDGTEHWYGLGPVSVLPDYQNQGIGKNLIHQGLSMLREIGAEGCVLVGHPEYYPQFGFRNIPELIYEGVPQEAFLVLPFTDKTPEGQVVFHDAFNMKE, encoded by the coding sequence ATGAAGAAAGCATGGACAATCAGAAAGGAAAGAGAGTCAGATTTTAAATCTATTTCAACGGTTACCAGAGAGGCATTCAAGAATCTCGAAATCAGTGACCAAACGGAACACCTTATCATCAATGCCTTGCGCCATGCAGGTGCTTTAACAATCTCACTCGTTGCAGAAATTGATGGCAGGATTGTTGGCCATATCGCTTTTTCACCCGTGACAATTTCTGATGGCACCGAGCACTGGTATGGCCTGGGGCCCGTTTCTGTTTTGCCAGATTATCAAAACCAGGGAATCGGGAAAAATCTTATTCATCAGGGTTTGTCAATGCTGAGAGAAATTGGAGCCGAAGGCTGTGTTCTTGTCGGGCACCCGGAATATTACCCTCAATTTGGGTTCCGAAATATTCCAGAGCTTATATACGAGGGAGTTCCACAGGAGGCCTTCCTTGTCTTACCTTTTACGGACAAAACACCGGAGGGACAAGTGGTATTTCATGATGCATTTAACATGAAAGAATAA
- the dgcN gene encoding N-acetyltransferase DgcN: MLKTPYLLFLGDAHDQLAAKVAKGICDWRPEYAVGQLRLPGCNADLGLPDMTLDEAREAGAQTMVIGVANRGGVISESWKDVMVEALENGFDLASGLHNRLRDNPHLAATAAKYGQELFDVRIPNQTYPIATGEKRSGKRCLTVGTDCSVGKMYTTLALEKEMKERSMNVDFRATGQSGILITGDGVPLDAVIADFMAGAVEWLTPDNDPDHWDLIEGQGSLFHVSFSGVTMALIHGGQPDALILCHEPTRTHMRGIPTFGLPSLEEVRDLSLKIAQVVNADCKVVGISVNTASLNQEEAKKYLAEVENRMGLPTVDPYRQGAARLVDELEKIT, from the coding sequence ATGCTCAAAACACCTTATTTATTATTTTTAGGGGATGCTCACGATCAGCTCGCAGCTAAAGTAGCCAAAGGAATTTGTGATTGGCGTCCTGAATATGCCGTTGGTCAATTACGCCTGCCTGGATGCAATGCCGATTTGGGATTGCCGGACATGACACTTGATGAAGCCCGCGAAGCCGGTGCACAAACGATGGTTATTGGTGTAGCCAACCGCGGCGGAGTCATCTCCGAATCCTGGAAAGATGTGATGGTAGAAGCTCTTGAAAATGGTTTTGATCTCGCTTCCGGCCTCCATAACCGCCTGCGTGACAATCCTCACCTGGCGGCCACTGCGGCAAAATACGGCCAGGAACTCTTTGATGTTCGCATACCCAATCAGACCTACCCAATTGCAACGGGAGAAAAACGATCCGGGAAACGCTGTCTCACAGTTGGTACAGATTGCTCTGTCGGTAAAATGTATACAACACTCGCCCTGGAAAAGGAGATGAAAGAGCGCAGCATGAATGTAGATTTTCGGGCCACCGGTCAGTCCGGAATTTTAATTACAGGTGACGGCGTTCCCCTGGATGCTGTTATTGCCGACTTTATGGCCGGTGCTGTAGAATGGCTTACCCCGGATAATGACCCGGATCACTGGGATCTGATTGAAGGACAGGGTTCTCTGTTTCATGTTTCTTTTTCCGGTGTAACTATGGCTTTAATTCATGGTGGACAACCGGATGCACTTATACTGTGCCACGAACCCACACGAACGCACATGCGCGGGATTCCAACTTTTGGTCTCCCCTCCCTGGAAGAAGTGCGTGATCTTTCACTCAAGATTGCACAGGTTGTAAATGCCGACTGCAAAGTTGTTGGAATTTCAGTGAACACCGCATCTCTCAATCAAGAAGAAGCAAAGAAATATCTTGCTGAAGTAGAGAACCGAATGGGCCTCCCAACTGTTGACCCATACCGCCAGGGAGCTGCCCGTCTCGTGGATGAACTTGAAAAAATCACGTAA
- the dgcA gene encoding N-acetyl-D-Glu racemase DgcA, producing MEIAIQPESFPLAEVFTISRGSRTEAKVLTVQITKNGITGRGECVPYARYGESMESVTSQIQSLPNEFDRTTLQELLPAGAARNAVDCALWDVEAKTQNKRVWELAGLPDPGPEITAYTLSLDTPERMKAAASKNAFRPLLKIKLGTPDDMPRLEAVRAGAPDSHIIVDANEGWTAEVYKDLAPHLLDLGVSMVEQPLPAGQDELLEEIERPLPVCADESCHDRNSLPTLKGRYDMINIKLDKTGGLTEALALKKQALSEGYEIMTGCMVGTSLAMAPAVLLAQGSAFTDLDGPLLLAEDRTNPLKFDEAGVHPPSPELWG from the coding sequence ATGGAGATCGCTATTCAACCGGAATCCTTTCCTCTTGCAGAAGTTTTTACGATATCGCGGGGTTCGCGTACGGAAGCGAAGGTTCTGACCGTTCAGATCACCAAAAACGGAATTACCGGGCGGGGCGAATGTGTTCCCTATGCCCGGTATGGCGAAAGTATGGAAAGTGTAACATCCCAAATTCAATCGCTGCCGAACGAGTTTGACCGTACCACACTTCAGGAACTTCTGCCGGCGGGTGCGGCACGAAATGCAGTAGATTGTGCTCTTTGGGATGTGGAAGCAAAAACTCAGAATAAACGAGTTTGGGAACTGGCCGGGCTCCCCGATCCCGGGCCGGAAATTACTGCCTACACTCTTTCGCTGGATACTCCCGAACGAATGAAAGCGGCAGCTTCCAAAAATGCATTTCGCCCGTTGTTAAAAATTAAACTGGGTACTCCGGATGACATGCCGCGATTGGAAGCCGTGAGAGCTGGCGCGCCCGATTCGCATATTATTGTGGATGCCAATGAGGGATGGACCGCTGAGGTTTATAAAGACCTTGCCCCTCACCTTCTTGATCTTGGCGTTTCGATGGTCGAGCAGCCACTACCCGCCGGTCAGGATGAACTTCTTGAAGAAATTGAGCGGCCGTTACCCGTTTGTGCGGATGAATCCTGCCACGATCGTAATAGCCTGCCAACCTTAAAAGGGAGATATGATATGATCAATATCAAACTGGATAAAACCGGTGGACTGACCGAAGCATTGGCGCTCAAAAAACAAGCCCTTTCTGAAGGCTATGAAATTATGACCGGCTGTATGGTTGGAACGTCATTAGCAATGGCGCCGGCCGTTTTACTGGCCCAGGGATCGGCTTTTACGGACCTCGATGGGCCATTGCTTTTAGCTGAAGACCGTACAAATCCTCTGAAATTTGATGAAGCCGGAGTCCATCCACCCTCTCCTGAGCTTTGGGGATGA